The Melioribacteraceae bacterium 4301-Me genome contains the following window.
TTGCGTCGGTTATTTTCGCTTTAACAGAACAAGGAGACGAAATAATTTCTTCTGAATCTCTCTTTGGTGGCACTTATTTATTCTTTAACGAGGTGGTAAGTAAATACGGAGTTAAGATTAATTATGTTGATCTTAACAACATCGATTCACTTAAAAAGTTGATAAACAACAAAACTAGATTAATTTTTCTTGAATCGATTAGCAATCCAAAATTAGAAATCCCCAACCTGAAACTGATTTCAAATGTTGCAAAAGAACACAACATTCCTGTTGTTGTTGATAATACCTTAACAACACCATACCTGTGGTGTTCGAAATATTTCGGTGCTGATATTATTGTTCATTCAGCAACCAAATACATAACCGGTAATGGTACTGCAATTGGCGGAGTATTAATAGATACGGGCAATTACAACTGGAAAGATTCTTCCGTAAACAAAATTAAAGAGCAGAGCAAAAAAACGGGAAATCTTGCTTTCTTATCTGTCGTTCGGTCAAAAATATATCAAAACATTGGATTTTCGCCTTCGCCTTTTAATGTTTTTCTGCATTTACTTGGACTTGAAACATTACACTTAAGAATGGAAAAACATTGCAGCAATGCTCTCGCATTATCAGAATATCTTAAGAATCATAAAAAAGTTGTGGATGTTAATTATCCTGGACTTAAAGGCAACAAATTTCATCTTGTGGGAAAAGAACAGTTTAATAATAAATTCAGCGGCTTGTTAACTTTTTCTCTCGAGTCTAAACAAGCATGCTTTAACTTTATTAACAACTTAAAATTAGTAAAAAATTTAGCAAATCTTGGCGATACACGTACACTTGTTATTCATCCGGACTCAACTATTTATATTAATTGCACACAAGAAGAAAAAAAATCAGCAGGAGTTAGTGATAACATGATTAGAGTTTCGGTTGGACTTGAAAGCATCAATGATATAATTGAAGATTTTAGTCAATCCTTGGAAAAAATTTAATGAGGAGAAACAACATGAATTTTTCAGAAGAACAAATTTATAGGTACAGCAGACATATTATATTAAAAGAAGTCGGTGGGGAGGGACAAAAAAAATTATTAGAATCAAAAATTCTTGTTATTGGTGCAGGCGGTTTAGGCTCTCCTGTTTTAGCTTACCTTGCTGCTGCGGGTATTGGAACTTTAGGCGTTGTAGATAGTGACGTAGTAGATTTAAGTAATTTACAACGACAAATAATTCACTTTACACCTGACCTTGACCTACCAAAAGTTGAGTCGGCTAAAAACAAAATAGAACAAATAAACCCGGATGTAAAAGTTGTCGCATACAATACAAGATTAACATCTAACAACATTGCAGAGATTATTAATCAATACGATTTTATAATCGACGGCACCGACAATTTTCCTACTAAGTTTCTAATTAACGATGCTTGCGTAATGCTAAGAAAACCATACTCTCACGCTGGAATCCTAAGATTCGATGGACAAACTTTTACTTACACACCTGGCAACATGTGCTACAGATGCATTTTTAAGGAGCCCCCACCGAAAGGTGCTGTTCCAACATGCAGCGAAGCTGGTATTTTAGGCGCTGTTGCTGGTGTCATAGGCTCAATTCAGGCAGTAGAAGCATTAAAATTCATTCTTAACAAAGGAGAACTGTTAACAAATAGACTGTTAACCTTCAATGCACTCTCAACAAAATTTAGGGAAATTAAATTGAGAAAGAATCCTAACTGTGCCGTGTGCGGGAATAATCCATCTATAAAAGAATTACAAGATCATGAACAGCCTGTTTGTGACCTAAAAACTTAAATACAATAAAGGAGTAATTGCAATGGAAAATAAAAAGAAGATATCAATAGTTTTATTTAGCGGTGATTTTGATAAAGCTATAGCAGCCTTTACTATAGCTTCGGGTGCAGCTGCTGTTAATTATGAGGTTAATTTGTTCTTTACTTTCTGGGGATTAAACGTCATAAAAAAATACAAAACTAGAAATGCAATCGGTGAAGGATTTCTTGCTAAAGTTTTTAATTTCTTGATGGGCGGCTTAAAGAATCTGCCATTAAGTCGCTTGAACTTCGCTGGTGCTAGTCCAAAACTTATGACAAATCTTATGAAGAAAAGAAACGTAGCAACTTTGAAAGAATTAATTGACGCATCTATTCTTCTTAATGTAAATTTTTACGCCTGCGAAATGTCAATCAACATACTTGGTCTTAAAAAAGATGATTTTATACCTCAAGTAAAAGAAATACTTGGCGTTGCAAAATTTTTAAATCTTGCAGAAAATGGGGAGGTGTTATTTATATGAAAACTGTAAAGCTTGATATAACAAAAGAACATTGCCCAATGACTTTTGTTAAAACTAAACTCGAACTGGAAAAACTTAGTAAGGGCGATATTCTTGAAGTAATTTTAAAGGAAGGTGAACCACTCGAAAATGTTCCTAAGACTGTTACTGAACAAGGTAATAAAGTAATCGAGATAAAAAATTTACACGATGATATTCACTTAGTTGTTATCGAAAAAGGGTAAAAATAATGACGATCAAAATTCCTAAAAAAATAATAAATAAGATTGTCGAACACGGTAAAAAAGATTTTCCTATAGAGGCTTGCGGATATCTTATAGGAAATGGTGATACAGTTACAGATATTATTTACATGACCAATATCGACAAATCTAACGAACATTTTACATTTGATCCTAAAGAGCAGTTTAAAGCTTTAAAGTATGCGCGTGAAAAGGGTGAAAAACTTTTAGCAGTTTACCACTCACATCCCAACTCACCTGCTAGAATGTCTAATGAAGATATTCGTTTAGCAAACGATACTTCAATGAAATACTTAATTTATTCTGTTGTTGATGATAAAATTAATTGTTTCATTGTTGATAAAGATAAGAATGTAGAAAAAATAGAAATTGTTGTTCTATAATAAGAAATAGTATACGTAAGTTTTTATTTTTGTTTTAATCAAAAAACATTTTAAACAAAATGTACTATATACTTTTTTACAAAACAGTTGAAAATTACTTAGAGAAACGAAAACAGTTTAGAGAAGAGCATTTAGCTTATGCAAACTCATATTATAAGCGCGGTGAGCTGCTTTTAGCAGGTGCATTAGCTAATCCATCTGATAGCGCCGTACTTGTTTTTAAAGCTGACAGTCCTCAAGTAGCAGAAGAATTTGCTAAAAATGATCCTTATGTATTAAATGGCATAATAGCTGAATGGAAAGTAAGAGAATGGACAGTTGTAATTGGTGGATAAATTTTAGCTTAAACTTAAGAAAAAGAACATCTTTCTTTAGTAAAAAGTCTTTTTACAGCTTTAAAATAGCCATCGCTGACCATCAAAAAAGCTTCGTTTTATTTGTTATGGACATTCACCCATTCGTGGGTCGAATTATTATAATTAATACAGCGAAAATCATTTTAGCAATTATTACCAATCCTGACGTACATTGTC
Protein-coding sequences here:
- a CDS encoding YciI-like protein encodes the protein MYYILFYKTVENYLEKRKQFREEHLAYANSYYKRGELLLAGALANPSDSAVLVFKADSPQVAEEFAKNDPYVLNGIIAEWKVREWTVVIGG
- a CDS encoding M67 family metallopeptidase, which gives rise to MTIKIPKKIINKIVEHGKKDFPIEACGYLIGNGDTVTDIIYMTNIDKSNEHFTFDPKEQFKALKYAREKGEKLLAVYHSHPNSPARMSNEDIRLANDTSMKYLIYSVVDDKINCFIVDKDKNVEKIEIVVL
- a CDS encoding ThiF family adenylyltransferase, whose protein sequence is MNFSEEQIYRYSRHIILKEVGGEGQKKLLESKILVIGAGGLGSPVLAYLAAAGIGTLGVVDSDVVDLSNLQRQIIHFTPDLDLPKVESAKNKIEQINPDVKVVAYNTRLTSNNIAEIINQYDFIIDGTDNFPTKFLINDACVMLRKPYSHAGILRFDGQTFTYTPGNMCYRCIFKEPPPKGAVPTCSEAGILGAVAGVIGSIQAVEALKFILNKGELLTNRLLTFNALSTKFREIKLRKNPNCAVCGNNPSIKELQDHEQPVCDLKT
- a CDS encoding DsrE/DsrF/DrsH-like family protein; translation: MENKKKISIVLFSGDFDKAIAAFTIASGAAAVNYEVNLFFTFWGLNVIKKYKTRNAIGEGFLAKVFNFLMGGLKNLPLSRLNFAGASPKLMTNLMKKRNVATLKELIDASILLNVNFYACEMSINILGLKKDDFIPQVKEILGVAKFLNLAENGEVLFI
- a CDS encoding O-acetylhomoserine aminocarboxypropyltransferase/cysteine synthase family protein, whose amino-acid sequence is MDFETKAIHIGLNQENKFGSATSVPLYQTAAFSFNTAEELQEVFEGKRFGYVYTRISNPTITAFELRINSLEEGIGAIATASGMAAIASVIFALTEQGDEIISSESLFGGTYLFFNEVVSKYGVKINYVDLNNIDSLKKLINNKTRLIFLESISNPKLEIPNLKLISNVAKEHNIPVVVDNTLTTPYLWCSKYFGADIIVHSATKYITGNGTAIGGVLIDTGNYNWKDSSVNKIKEQSKKTGNLAFLSVVRSKIYQNIGFSPSPFNVFLHLLGLETLHLRMEKHCSNALALSEYLKNHKKVVDVNYPGLKGNKFHLVGKEQFNNKFSGLLTFSLESKQACFNFINNLKLVKNLANLGDTRTLVIHPDSTIYINCTQEEKKSAGVSDNMIRVSVGLESINDIIEDFSQSLEKI
- a CDS encoding sulfurtransferase TusA family protein — protein: MKTVKLDITKEHCPMTFVKTKLELEKLSKGDILEVILKEGEPLENVPKTVTEQGNKVIEIKNLHDDIHLVVIEKG